The genomic window CGGCTGGCACGTCAACAACGGGCCCGACAGGGAGGCAAGCTTCTATCCCGTGTCGCGGTTCTTCGAGAGGTTCTACCGCCCTGAGGTCGTGTCCCGCGTGGTCCTCGACATCGAGACCGACACGGCCGTCGTGGCCGCCCTGGGCGGGAAGGCCGCCCCGGACATCGAGACGGCCGGGATCAGGCCGCCGCCCGAGGCGGCCATCGTGTCGCCCCTGCCGGGCCGGCAGTTCGACAGCGAAGCGCTGGAGGTCAAGGTCGTCGCCGAGGACATGGGCGGCGGCATCGCGGAGGTCCGGCTCTACCAGAACGGCAAGCTCCTGCCCCGCGAAGCGGTCGCGAGGGTCACCAGGGAGGGAAGCTCGCAGGAGCATCTCTTCCGGGTCAGCCTCGTCGAGGGGGAAAACCGGCTCAAGGTCGTGGCGCTGAGCCGCGACCGCGTCGAGAGCAGCCCCATGGAGATCACCGTCACGCTCCGGGGGGCGGAGAAACAGAGCGACCTGCACCTCGTCGTCGTCGGGATCAACCGCTACCGCAACGCGGCGCTGAACCTGGCCTACGCCGAGACCGACGCGAAGGGGGTTCTCGACTTCTTCCAGTCCCCCGGCGTCAAGAGGCTCTTCAGGCACGTCCACGTCTACTCGGCCATGAGCGAGCAGGCGACGGGACAGCGGATTAAGGGCCTCCTGGCCGAGGTGGGCGGGAAGGCCCAGCCGCAGGACACCCTGCTGATCTACCTGGCCGGGCACGGCGACACGGTAGGCGAGGAGTGGTACTTCATCCCCCACGACGTCATGGCGCCCGAGATCGAGCAGGAGCTCCGGAAGGGAGGCATCTCCAACGCCTTCATCAGCGAGTCGATCAAGCAGTGCAGGGCCCAGAAGGTGTTCGTGATGATCGACGCCTGCAAGTCGGGCAAACTCGTGCTCGCCATGCGCAGCACCGAGGCGCGCAAGGCCCTCGTGCAGCTCGCCCGCTCGACGGGCACCTACATCGTCTCGGCCTCGATGGACCAGCAGTACGCCGCCGAGATCAAGGCGCTGGGCCACGGGGTGTTCACCTACACGCTCCTCGAGGGGCTCCAGGGCAAGGGGGGCGCCAAGAAGGTGACCGTCGAGGGGCTCATCCACTACGTCAAGGAGAGGCTCCCGGAGCTCACGGAGAAACACCGCGGCCAGGCCCAGTACCCCGTGAGCTGGGGCTCGGGCATGGACTTCCCCCTGGCGCTGCACTGAGCGGCCGCCGCCTTTGTCTTTGACACTCCTGCCGCGATCCCCTATGATTCCAATTGCGAACCGGCGCGGACCCGGCAGGGCCGGCCGCGGGGTCTATTCTTCCGTTTCGGATCGGGCGATGATCAGGGTCTACAAGGCGCTGGCGTCAATCGGCCGGGTTGCCGGCTTCCTGATGCGCGTCCTGAACAGCTTCCGGCTCAACCAGGGCATGCTGCTGTCCGGCGCCGTCGCCTACTACACCCTCCTGTCCATCATCCCCATGCTGATCCTGATCCTCATCGTGCTGTCGCACTACGTGGAGCAGGAGCGGCTGCTCGAGACGGTGACGACGTACCTCGAGATGTTCATGCCCGGCTATGCGGCCTCGCTGGCGCAGCAGGTCAAGGTGTTCCTGCAGTACCGCCGGGTCATCGGGCTCGTGGGCTTCGCGATCCTGCTGTTTTTCAGCTCCGTGGCGTTCACGGTGCTCGAAAACGCCATCTCGGTGATCTTCCACCGGGTGCGGCGCCGGCGCCGGCACTTTCTGGTCTCGAGCATCCTGCCCTACGCCTTCATCGTGCTGATCGGCGTGAGCATCCTCTTCCTCTCTTTCGTGAACTTCATGCTGGAGCCCCTCGAGGGCTCTAGGCTGGTCGTGTTCGGGCGCGCGATCAGCCTCGGCCCGCTGTTCGGCCTGGCGGTCTACCTGCTGGGGCTCGTCGCGGAGGTGTTCCTGATCACGGCCCTGTACCTCGTGCTGCCCGTCGGGTCGATCACGTTCCGGCATGCGTTCGTCGGGGGGCTGGCCGCCGCAGTCCTGTGGGAAATCACCCGGCGGGCGATCATCTGGTATTACAAGACGTACACCTTCGTGAACCTGATCTACGGCTCCTTCGC from Syntrophaceae bacterium includes these protein-coding regions:
- a CDS encoding YihY/virulence factor BrkB family protein, translated to MIRVYKALASIGRVAGFLMRVLNSFRLNQGMLLSGAVAYYTLLSIIPMLILILIVLSHYVEQERLLETVTTYLEMFMPGYAASLAQQVKVFLQYRRVIGLVGFAILLFFSSVAFTVLENAISVIFHRVRRRRRHFLVSSILPYAFIVLIGVSILFLSFVNFMLEPLEGSRLVVFGRAISLGPLFGLAVYLLGLVAEVFLITALYLVLPVGSITFRHAFVGGLAAAVLWEITRRAIIWYYKTYTFVNLIYGSFASLVVFLLSVEAVAIIVLLGAQVIAELEHVNEKIR